In one Ignavibacteriota bacterium genomic region, the following are encoded:
- a CDS encoding response regulator transcription factor: protein MPIKSGPEAVSTIINKYKEAKVLFLSQYSGDDYIYSILKAGGLGLLSKNCLRDELVNAIKIVNNGDMYFFNKNEEELNEIIKRFDQIESKGKNETIKGLTKKQIEILKLIGEGYSTEQIAVELKIGKRTVETHRHRIMSTFGFKTVGQLIRYAVILNAKIK, encoded by the coding sequence ATGCCAATTAAATCGGGTCCGGAAGCGGTTTCGACAATCATAAATAAATATAAAGAAGCTAAAGTTTTATTTCTATCTCAATACAGCGGTGACGATTATATTTATTCAATTTTGAAAGCCGGTGGTTTGGGTTTGTTAAGTAAAAATTGCCTTCGTGATGAACTTGTAAACGCAATTAAAATTGTAAATAATGGGGATATGTATTTTTTCAATAAAAATGAAGAAGAATTAAACGAAATTATAAAAAGGTTCGATCAAATAGAATCGAAGGGCAAAAACGAAACAATAAAAGGACTGACCAAAAAACAAATAGAAATATTAAAATTAATTGGAGAAGGTTATTCAACTGAGCAGATTGCCGTTGAATTGAAAATCGGTAAAAGAACGGTTGAAACTCATCGCCACAGAATAATGAGCACGTTCGGTTTTAAAACTGTAGGACAACTTATAAGGTATGCGGTCATATTAAATGCTAAAATAAAATGA
- a CDS encoding SLBB domain-containing protein: MIKVIIKCFVLSLFFYNINFAQGDYELGTQWSERAKRNIYGGFYDYSDPEALNISVSVWGFVKYPGRYMVPDYTKMIDLLSFVGGPTDDSNLDELRIYRIENNKEVMIPFDYNDLMWKDELDGKYKKVPTLKPSDILVVPGEPRLYF, encoded by the coding sequence ATGATAAAAGTAATTATAAAGTGTTTTGTCTTATCTTTATTTTTTTATAACATTAATTTTGCCCAAGGAGATTATGAGTTAGGTACGCAATGGTCAGAACGAGCAAAACGGAATATTTATGGCGGTTTCTATGATTATTCTGATCCTGAAGCTTTAAATATTAGTGTTTCAGTTTGGGGTTTTGTTAAATATCCAGGAAGATATATGGTTCCTGATTATACAAAAATGATTGACTTATTATCTTTTGTGGGCGGACCAACAGACGATTCAAACTTGGATGAGTTGAGAATTTACAGAATTGAAAATAATAAAGAAGTAATGATTCCATTTGATTATAATGATTTAATGTGGAAAGATGAATTAGATGGAAAATATAAAAAAGTACCTACGCTAAAACCAAGTGATATATTGGTTGTACCAGGTGAACCAAGGCTGTATTTTTAG
- a CDS encoding polysaccharide biosynthesis protein — translation MSIKFETQNFILISSDKAVNSTNLMGVSKRVAEMIVLKAAVDHNKNFKAVRFGNVLGSRGSVIKTFQKQLERGGPLTITHPEITRYFMTIPEAVQLVLQASVLGNGGEIFVLDMGEPVKILDLAKDVIRLAGLEEGVDVDIEFTGLRPGEKMFEELFKDGEEYIRTEHEKIMFAKNSSEFIPSDLEARLDTLISNCNNYSSEEIIKSFSELVPEFSHQSLIAERVL, via the coding sequence ATGTCAATTAAATTTGAAACACAGAATTTTATTTTAATTTCTTCCGACAAAGCGGTTAATTCCACAAATTTAATGGGTGTATCAAAGCGAGTAGCCGAAATGATTGTGCTTAAAGCGGCTGTTGACCATAATAAAAACTTTAAGGCTGTTCGTTTTGGCAATGTTTTAGGCAGCAGAGGAAGTGTAATTAAAACTTTTCAAAAACAGCTTGAAAGAGGTGGACCTTTAACTATCACGCATCCCGAAATTACTAGATATTTTATGACGATACCGGAAGCGGTTCAGTTAGTGCTGCAGGCATCGGTTTTAGGTAATGGAGGAGAAATTTTTGTGCTAGATATGGGAGAACCTGTTAAAATATTGGATTTAGCAAAAGATGTAATTAGATTAGCCGGATTGGAAGAAGGTGTAGATGTTGATATTGAATTCACCGGATTAAGGCCAGGCGAAAAAATGTTCGAAGAATTATTTAAAGACGGTGAAGAATATATTAGGACGGAGCATGAAAAAATTATGTTTGCTAAAAATTCTAGCGAATTTATCCCTTCTGATCTTGAGGCAAGACTTGACACTCTAATTTCTAATTGTAATAATTATTCTTCAGAAGAAATAATTAAATCCTTTTCCGAACTTGTGCCGGAATTTTCACATCAAAGTTTAATTGCTGAACGAGTACTATAA
- a CDS encoding T9SS type A sorting domain-containing protein yields MQKFLFQVVLLFFASIQIFSQDTIPPSIPNNFRAYSYELHGDLYWDVEENSDVKSYIIYKWNGSIFSFSEMLPKTINNKMVWIGSLNSSEKYKIQAIDSSGNSSALSEEAQILTHEMDDDEFLDMVQRAVFRYFWDWGDPNSGVARERWHPDESDKTNTIGGGGFGVMAILVGIERGFITREQGAKRILKIANFLQNKMDKFHGAFPHWFNGASGKVVNFGVQNGGDIVETGFMAQGLLCARQYFNQSDDTETQIRNLITQLWENIDWDFYRNNSTGLYWNWSPTLGFNFSDTFIFHGWNETLMSYLLALASPTYPIAKQYYSSGWGNNGTIKYTGNSKYGITLSVGSGYGGPLFFTHYSFIGFDPRVKRDLYANYFGQNINQSLINLNYCIDNPKNFTGYSNECWGLTASYSIPGVGYTAHEPNNDNGTIAPTAALSSMPYTPYASKQAMKYFYRNFKNKLWGKYGFKDAFNLTYASNGVKGEWFSDGYLAIDQGPIICMIENYRSQLLWNLFMNDQNIQALFNSYPPFFDSETPTDIEVRPDLPDEFVLEQNYPNPFNPSTTIKYSIPASLKGNISNVKLIVYDVLGSVVKTIANIAQSPGSYEITFDGTNLSSGIYYYTLQSGSFIETKSMILIK; encoded by the coding sequence ATGCAAAAATTTTTATTTCAAGTGGTACTTTTGTTTTTTGCTTCAATACAAATATTCTCCCAGGATACAATTCCTCCTTCAATTCCAAATAATTTTAGAGCATATTCTTATGAATTACATGGCGACCTTTACTGGGATGTTGAGGAAAATTCGGATGTGAAAAGTTATATAATATATAAATGGAATGGTTCCATATTTTCATTTTCGGAAATGCTGCCCAAAACCATAAATAATAAAATGGTTTGGATAGGTTCGCTTAACTCGAGTGAAAAATATAAAATACAAGCGATAGACAGTTCCGGTAATTCATCCGCACTAAGTGAAGAAGCGCAAATTTTAACGCATGAAATGGATGATGATGAATTTTTAGATATGGTACAAAGGGCTGTGTTTAGATATTTCTGGGATTGGGGTGATCCAAATTCCGGTGTTGCAAGAGAACGATGGCATCCTGATGAAAGTGATAAGACAAATACAATAGGCGGCGGCGGTTTTGGTGTTATGGCAATTTTGGTTGGCATTGAACGCGGCTTTATAACAAGAGAACAAGGTGCAAAACGAATTTTAAAGATTGCGAATTTTTTACAGAATAAAATGGATAAATTTCATGGAGCATTTCCTCATTGGTTTAATGGAGCTTCCGGAAAAGTGGTGAACTTTGGAGTTCAAAACGGCGGGGATATTGTTGAAACCGGTTTTATGGCGCAAGGTTTATTGTGCGCGCGTCAATATTTTAACCAGTCAGATGATACCGAAACTCAAATTAGAAATTTAATTACTCAGCTTTGGGAGAATATTGATTGGGACTTTTATAGAAATAATTCGACGGGACTTTACTGGAATTGGTCGCCGACGTTGGGATTTAATTTTAGCGACACTTTTATTTTTCATGGCTGGAATGAAACATTAATGTCTTATTTATTAGCTCTTGCTTCTCCGACATATCCTATTGCAAAACAATATTACTCATCAGGATGGGGAAATAACGGCACTATTAAGTACACAGGAAATTCAAAATATGGAATAACGCTTTCTGTGGGAAGCGGTTACGGCGGTCCTTTGTTCTTTACACATTATTCATTTATTGGATTTGATCCAAGAGTTAAAAGAGATTTATACGCAAATTACTTTGGACAAAACATCAACCAAAGTTTAATTAACCTTAATTATTGTATTGATAATCCCAAAAATTTTACCGGCTATAGTAATGAATGCTGGGGTTTAACGGCAAGTTATTCAATTCCCGGCGTTGGCTATACTGCTCATGAACCAAATAATGATAACGGCACAATTGCTCCTACGGCGGCATTATCATCAATGCCTTACACTCCTTACGCTTCAAAACAAGCGATGAAATATTTCTATAGAAATTTCAAAAATAAATTATGGGGAAAATACGGATTTAAAGACGCGTTCAATTTAACTTACGCATCCAATGGTGTAAAAGGTGAATGGTTCAGCGACGGATATTTGGCAATAGATCAAGGTCCGATTATTTGTATGATCGAAAATTACAGATCGCAATTGCTTTGGAATTTATTTATGAATGACCAAAATATTCAAGCTTTGTTTAATAGTTATCCGCCTTTTTTTGATTCAGAAACTCCAACTGACATTGAAGTACGTCCGGATTTGCCGGATGAATTTGTTCTTGAACAAAATTATCCAAATCCATTTAATCCGAGCACTACAATAAAATATAGTATACCAGCATCCCTAAAAGGAAATATATCCAATGTAAAACTGATAGTTTACGATGTACTTGGCAGTGTTGTAAAAACAATTGCCAATATTGCCCAAAGTCCAGGTAGTTATGAAATTACTTTTGACGGAACAAATCTTTCGAGTGGAATTTATTATTACACTTTACAATCCGGAAGTTTCATTGAAACAAAAAGTATGATTTTAATTAAGTGA
- a CDS encoding sugar ABC transporter substrate-binding protein has product MKVYIKILPIIILLFISCKSEKIDNNITTIKFWGLGAEGEYVQKLLPEFYKKHPKIKVNVQAIPWTAAQEKLISAYASDNLPDVFQLGNTWVPQFVSLNALENLDKYLNISGSINKENYFEGIWNTNIIDGSLFGIPWYIDTRIVFYRKDVLAKAGYSVFPKTWDELYDASKKIKSLHKNEEKYAIFLPTNEWASFIIFALQNNSTILKDNNRYGAFSEKEFKEAFEYIIKFHKEDLAPIGFSQVTNVYQAFAEEYFSMYISGPWNIPEFKKWMTGNLADKWGTAPMPSKDGNYPGTSLAGGSSLVVSSLSANKDSVWKFIEFLSDPNIQLKFYNMINDLPSVVNAWNDSSFSNNEYMQAFFAQFHNVTETPKITEWEQIAFAKIQQYAELAARNSLTIDEALKALDKDVNKILEKRRWLLNKK; this is encoded by the coding sequence ATGAAAGTTTATATTAAAATATTGCCCATAATAATTTTGCTTTTTATTTCTTGTAAAAGTGAAAAAATTGACAATAATATAACCACCATTAAATTTTGGGGGTTGGGTGCTGAAGGTGAATACGTTCAAAAATTACTTCCTGAGTTTTACAAAAAACACCCTAAAATAAAAGTTAATGTTCAAGCAATACCATGGACTGCCGCGCAGGAAAAATTAATTTCTGCTTACGCAAGTGATAATTTACCGGACGTATTTCAGTTAGGCAATACATGGGTTCCGCAATTTGTTTCATTAAATGCTTTGGAAAATCTTGATAAGTATTTAAACATTTCCGGATCAATAAATAAAGAAAATTACTTTGAAGGAATTTGGAATACAAATATAATCGATGGTTCATTATTTGGAATTCCATGGTACATTGATACGAGAATTGTATTTTACAGAAAAGATGTTTTGGCGAAAGCAGGATATTCGGTTTTCCCTAAAACTTGGGATGAACTATATGATGCTTCAAAAAAAATAAAATCATTACATAAGAATGAAGAAAAGTACGCTATTTTTCTTCCCACTAACGAATGGGCAAGTTTTATAATATTCGCGCTTCAAAATAATTCAACTATATTGAAAGATAATAACAGATACGGCGCGTTTTCTGAAAAGGAGTTTAAAGAAGCATTTGAATACATAATTAAATTTCATAAAGAAGATCTTGCTCCAATTGGATTTTCCCAAGTTACAAATGTTTATCAAGCATTTGCGGAAGAATATTTCTCAATGTATATCTCTGGTCCTTGGAACATTCCGGAATTTAAAAAATGGATGACAGGAAACCTGGCCGATAAATGGGGAACAGCGCCGATGCCGTCAAAAGACGGAAACTATCCAGGAACTTCATTGGCGGGCGGTTCAAGTCTAGTTGTAAGCAGTTTATCCGCAAATAAAGATTCCGTATGGAAATTTATTGAATTTCTTTCCGATCCGAATATTCAGCTTAAATTTTACAATATGATTAATGACTTACCTTCTGTTGTAAACGCATGGAATGATTCTTCATTTTCGAATAATGAATATATGCAGGCTTTTTTCGCACAATTTCATAATGTTACCGAAACTCCGAAAATTACTGAATGGGAACAGATAGCTTTCGCAAAAATTCAGCAGTATGCGGAATTAGCTGCAAGGAATTCATTAACAATAGATGAAGCTTTGAAGGCTTTGGATAAGGATGTAAATAAAATTCTTGAAAAAAGAAGATGGTTATTGAATAAAAAATAA
- a CDS encoding beta-galactosidase, with protein sequence MLNLSLNGNWKFIADSDSKFTFAEINSRFESNNLNEMSIPNNWQICGLNNFSGTVWFKRSFKIQSQNKENNLSVIKFNGVDYFTDVWLNGQYLGHHEGYFQEFYFNVSKCIAFNKTNDLIVRVNSPKEEPEKVWPLKKQLIKGIFNHHDCRPGAWSYEFGQDQNTGGIWNDVDLIIDEKIYIENTKITSYLSENLKTAKLNVVINYLSNIDEPQKTIVRFSTSKKQKNKNKFEQEVLINPGKNKLNFVFEIKDPILWWSWDLGQPYLYDLEIEIKKFTSFSKNFAIRKIHLDNENRFYLNDKELFLRGTNIIPTQFLSELNSDRIEKIVGLIKEANINIVRVHAHVNRKELYDEFDKMGILLWQDFSLQWTYDESEKFASNAVAQIKEMVEQLYNHPSIAFWCCHNEPGEQIKTLDKFLYDAVQSVDQSRIIRLASNYEEHPYDGWYWGNLEHFAAVPMGPLVTEFGAQALPNKKSIEKFIPKSKLFPPDFNHWKYHDFQPDTNFNIAKIKIGKNIDDFIENSQNYQSELLWKAIHFYRRKKNKGITGIFQFMFIDCWPSITWSVVDYYFEKKKGFYTIQDSYAPILLSINLRQDQYFQNSKLNFDIYIVNDLYTEIKNSHIDILIDDTKIGKIENINIEPNSTYFVNFEKINVQIPNSFSKGEYELKFQLKSKSKIISQNIYGITIVNL encoded by the coding sequence ATGTTAAATCTTTCCTTAAATGGAAATTGGAAATTTATTGCTGACTCGGATTCCAAATTTACTTTTGCCGAAATCAATTCGAGATTCGAATCAAATAATTTAAATGAAATGAGTATTCCGAATAATTGGCAGATTTGCGGATTAAATAATTTTTCGGGTACGGTCTGGTTTAAAAGATCATTTAAGATTCAATCTCAAAATAAAGAAAATAATTTATCTGTAATAAAATTTAACGGCGTTGATTATTTTACTGACGTTTGGCTTAACGGACAATATTTGGGACACCATGAAGGATACTTTCAAGAATTTTATTTTAATGTTTCAAAATGTATCGCATTCAATAAAACAAACGATTTGATTGTAAGAGTAAATTCACCCAAAGAAGAACCAGAAAAGGTTTGGCCGCTGAAAAAACAATTAATTAAAGGAATATTTAATCACCATGATTGCAGGCCAGGCGCTTGGAGTTATGAATTTGGGCAGGATCAAAATACCGGCGGAATTTGGAATGATGTTGATTTAATTATAGATGAAAAAATATATATTGAAAATACTAAGATCACTTCGTACCTAAGTGAGAATTTAAAAACCGCTAAACTAAATGTTGTAATTAATTATCTATCCAACATTGATGAGCCGCAAAAAACAATTGTTAGATTTTCAACAAGTAAAAAACAAAAAAATAAAAACAAATTTGAGCAAGAAGTTTTAATTAACCCGGGTAAAAATAAATTAAATTTTGTTTTCGAGATAAAGGATCCAATCCTTTGGTGGAGCTGGGATTTAGGGCAGCCATATTTATATGATCTGGAAATTGAAATTAAAAAATTTACTTCGTTCAGTAAAAACTTTGCAATTAGAAAAATTCATTTAGATAACGAGAATCGATTCTATCTTAATGATAAAGAACTTTTTTTGCGGGGCACTAATATTATTCCAACACAATTTTTAAGCGAATTAAATTCGGATAGAATTGAGAAAATAGTAGGTTTAATAAAAGAAGCAAATATAAATATTGTAAGAGTTCACGCGCATGTTAATAGAAAAGAATTATATGATGAATTCGACAAAATGGGAATTTTACTTTGGCAGGATTTTTCATTGCAATGGACATACGATGAATCCGAAAAATTTGCTTCAAATGCTGTTGCGCAGATTAAAGAAATGGTTGAACAGCTTTATAATCATCCTTCCATTGCGTTTTGGTGCTGCCACAATGAACCTGGTGAACAGATAAAAACTTTAGACAAATTCTTATATGACGCGGTTCAAAGTGTAGATCAATCTAGAATTATAAGATTAGCATCCAATTATGAAGAACATCCTTATGACGGATGGTATTGGGGAAACCTTGAACATTTTGCGGCTGTGCCGATGGGACCATTAGTTACAGAATTCGGCGCGCAGGCATTACCGAATAAGAAATCCATCGAAAAGTTTATTCCTAAAAGTAAATTATTTCCGCCGGATTTTAATCACTGGAAATATCATGATTTTCAACCTGACACAAACTTCAATATCGCAAAAATTAAAATAGGTAAGAACATTGATGATTTTATTGAAAATTCTCAAAATTATCAATCTGAACTTCTATGGAAAGCGATTCATTTTTACAGAAGAAAGAAGAACAAAGGTATAACTGGCATTTTTCAATTCATGTTCATTGATTGCTGGCCTTCCATTACTTGGTCGGTAGTTGATTATTATTTTGAAAAGAAAAAAGGTTTTTATACAATACAAGATTCTTACGCACCTATTTTACTTTCAATTAATTTACGGCAGGACCAGTATTTCCAGAATTCAAAATTAAATTTTGATATATACATTGTTAACGATCTTTACACGGAAATAAAAAATTCACACATTGATATTTTGATTGATGACACAAAAATCGGGAAAATTGAAAATATAAATATCGAACCTAACTCAACATACTTTGTAAATTTTGAAAAAATAAATGTTCAAATTCCTAATTCATTTTCCAAAGGGGAATATGAACTGAAATTTCAACTTAAAAGTAAGAGTAAAATAATTTCACAAAATATTTATGGAATAACGATCGTAAATCTATAA
- a CDS encoding polysaccharide biosynthesis protein has translation MPYKNIARFTKRLRNRHFFFIDLFICLIAPYLTVFMRLDGNIDYSKYGSAILFATVLFSVLKLTIFYFFDLYRRFWATASIDELARLIYIGVNTVLIESILFVILRTFHSIPLHILPFSFPFIESTIVILFVSSSRFSIRFFERIDERKLAMESYGTYVLIIGAGGGGASVAQEMQKNNYLNMTPVAFLDDDPSKLKLRIRGVPVAGKIDEMGKIARKFRIKKVIIAIPSASGKQLRRILDIASENNLETLTVPGINEILGGKVDISKLRKIQIHDLLRRLPIKTDIQKVEHLLNDKVILLTGAGGSIGSELCRQILKCHPKELVILGHGENSIFEIEEELKFLINQNKSKTKIISRIADIKDVNRLEVIFREFKPNVIFHAAAHKHVPLMEENPSEAVSNNLLGTKI, from the coding sequence ATGCCATATAAAAACATAGCTCGTTTTACAAAACGTTTAAGAAACAGACATTTTTTCTTTATAGATTTATTTATTTGTCTAATTGCGCCGTATTTAACAGTTTTTATGCGATTGGACGGTAATATAGATTATTCCAAATACGGAAGCGCTATTCTTTTTGCTACAGTATTATTCTCCGTGTTAAAATTAACAATATTTTATTTTTTCGATCTATATAGAAGATTCTGGGCAACTGCCAGTATTGATGAACTTGCCAGACTTATTTATATTGGGGTTAATACGGTTTTAATCGAATCGATTTTGTTTGTTATTTTAAGAACATTTCATTCAATACCGCTTCATATTTTACCGTTTTCATTTCCGTTTATTGAAAGTACAATCGTAATCTTATTTGTTTCCTCGTCCAGATTCAGTATAAGGTTTTTTGAAAGAATAGACGAGAGAAAACTTGCAATGGAATCATACGGTACGTACGTTTTGATTATAGGCGCGGGCGGAGGCGGAGCATCGGTAGCTCAAGAAATGCAGAAAAACAATTATTTAAATATGACTCCTGTCGCATTTCTCGATGATGATCCTTCTAAACTTAAGTTAAGAATACGAGGCGTTCCGGTTGCAGGTAAAATAGATGAAATGGGCAAAATTGCGCGTAAATTTAGGATTAAAAAGGTTATTATAGCTATTCCTTCGGCTTCCGGAAAACAATTAAGAAGAATTTTAGATATTGCAAGCGAAAATAATTTAGAGACATTAACCGTTCCCGGAATTAATGAAATTCTAGGAGGAAAGGTCGACATTAGTAAATTAAGAAAAATTCAAATTCATGATCTTCTGAGAAGACTGCCTATAAAAACGGATATTCAAAAAGTGGAACATCTGCTAAATGATAAAGTAATTTTATTAACCGGTGCGGGCGGTTCAATTGGAAGTGAATTGTGCAGGCAAATACTTAAATGTCATCCTAAAGAGTTAGTGATTTTAGGGCATGGCGAAAATTCTATTTTTGAAATTGAAGAAGAACTTAAATTTTTGATAAATCAAAATAAAAGTAAAACGAAAATAATTAGTCGAATTGCCGATATTAAAGATGTAAATCGTCTTGAAGTAATTTTTAGAGAGTTTAAACCAAATGTTATTTTTCATGCAGCAGCGCATAAACATGTTCCGCTTATGGAAGAAAATCCATCAGAAGCTGTTTCAAATAATTTACTCGGCACAAAAATTTAG
- a CDS encoding glycosyl transferase family 36 encodes MAKFETKYGFFTDDGTEYNIKNPMTPKPWVNVISNGNHGVIISQTGGGFSWNEHSEFNRITRWHQDLIQDNWGKYFYIRNNKTNEIWSPTWKPVKTSLDKYKCVHGIGYTKFTAEYKKIIVEICLFVPFDNNLEIWDFTIKNDSNEEADISIINYFEWVLGSSNDHHREFHKQFLETDFNSNVNGILAKKRIWDIPLGDRGHWNIDYPYIAYFAANRSVSQFECDKELFIGNYGNLEKPAAVVKGNLSNTCGKFYDSIASLKIDLKIKPNHFENVAYYLGIAESEDQIKKITENYWSKDQLDVSLQNVKNKWNEILSETTIDTPDEAMNIFVNKWVRYQAIAGRLWGRTAYYQQSGAFGFRDQLQDSLVYLPIDPNLTQNQIRLHARHQLSDGSVLHWWHPISETGLETKMTDDLLWLPYVVSHYIQETNDLKILDHLEPFYDDKEKKFSIYEHCLKAIYKVLSRISPRGLALIGAGDWNDGLSAVGLEMKGESIWLTEFLYDVIQRFLPYTIFKGDYEIFDKFTAAKDDLKKAFNMHAWDGEWYYRGTKDSGEKIGSKECEEGKIYLNPQSWAVISDIAENDKKTLAMEAVRKHLLRDNGALLLQPAYSKPDKYIGYLSRYAAGRRENGGVYSHAATWSIWAYTLLNDSETAYDVFKKMCPIYSGLNPDKYVAEPYVMPGNIDGPDSPNYGMAGWTWYTGSASWFQKVIVDFILGIRATNEGLVIDPHIPKEWNGFKIKRKFRGVNYFIKVHNDHNVNYGIKKIEIDGKVTNSNVILVENKNEVNINVYLG; translated from the coding sequence ATGGCAAAGTTTGAAACAAAATATGGTTTTTTTACCGATGACGGCACTGAGTATAATATTAAAAATCCAATGACACCCAAGCCTTGGGTTAACGTTATTTCGAATGGAAATCATGGTGTAATAATTTCACAAACCGGCGGCGGATTTAGCTGGAACGAACATTCCGAATTCAATAGAATTACAAGATGGCATCAGGATCTTATACAAGATAATTGGGGGAAATACTTTTATATCAGAAATAATAAGACAAATGAAATATGGAGCCCAACTTGGAAACCGGTGAAAACCAGCCTTGATAAATATAAATGCGTTCATGGAATCGGTTACACAAAATTTACTGCTGAGTATAAAAAAATTATTGTAGAAATTTGCTTATTCGTTCCATTTGATAATAATTTGGAAATTTGGGACTTTACAATTAAAAACGATTCGAATGAAGAAGCTGATATTTCCATCATAAATTACTTTGAATGGGTCTTGGGTTCTTCGAATGATCATCATCGTGAATTCCATAAACAATTTCTCGAAACTGATTTTAATTCTAATGTAAACGGAATTCTGGCAAAAAAAAGAATTTGGGATATTCCTTTAGGGGATAGAGGTCATTGGAATATTGATTATCCATATATCGCTTATTTTGCCGCCAATAGAAGCGTTTCGCAATTTGAATGCGATAAAGAATTATTTATTGGAAACTACGGAAATTTGGAAAAACCCGCTGCAGTTGTAAAAGGGAATTTATCCAATACTTGCGGAAAATTTTATGATTCAATTGCTTCGCTCAAAATTGATTTAAAGATTAAGCCCAATCACTTTGAAAACGTTGCCTATTATCTTGGAATTGCTGAAAGTGAAGACCAAATAAAAAAGATAACGGAAAATTATTGGAGTAAAGACCAGTTAGACGTTTCTTTGCAGAATGTTAAAAATAAATGGAATGAAATTTTATCTGAAACTACAATTGATACGCCAGATGAAGCGATGAACATTTTTGTAAATAAATGGGTTCGTTATCAGGCAATTGCAGGCAGACTGTGGGGTAGAACCGCGTACTATCAGCAAAGCGGCGCATTTGGTTTTAGAGATCAACTGCAGGACAGTCTTGTTTATTTGCCCATTGATCCGAATTTAACTCAAAATCAAATAAGACTTCATGCCCGTCATCAATTAAGCGACGGTTCGGTTCTTCACTGGTGGCATCCAATAAGTGAAACCGGATTGGAAACTAAAATGACTGATGATCTTTTATGGCTGCCGTATGTTGTTTCTCATTATATTCAAGAGACAAATGACTTAAAGATATTGGATCATTTAGAACCATTTTATGATGATAAAGAGAAGAAATTTTCAATATATGAACATTGTTTAAAAGCGATTTATAAAGTACTTTCAAGAATTAGTCCGCGTGGATTAGCTCTGATCGGCGCCGGTGATTGGAATGACGGTTTGAGCGCCGTTGGATTAGAAATGAAAGGCGAATCGATTTGGCTTACTGAATTTTTATATGATGTAATTCAAAGGTTTTTGCCATATACAATTTTTAAAGGTGATTATGAAATATTTGACAAATTTACCGCTGCCAAAGATGATTTGAAAAAAGCGTTTAATATGCATGCTTGGGATGGCGAGTGGTATTATAGAGGTACAAAAGACTCTGGTGAGAAAATAGGAAGTAAAGAATGTGAAGAAGGTAAAATATATTTAAATCCTCAGTCATGGGCAGTGATTAGTGATATTGCCGAAAACGATAAAAAAACTTTAGCGATGGAAGCTGTAAGAAAACATCTGCTGCGAGATAATGGAGCTTTACTTCTTCAGCCTGCATATTCCAAACCTGATAAATATATTGGATACCTTTCAAGGTACGCCGCCGGAAGAAGAGAAAACGGAGGAGTTTATTCTCACGCCGCAACTTGGTCAATTTGGGCATACACGCTTTTGAATGATTCGGAAACAGCTTACGATGTATTTAAAAAAATGTGTCCTATTTATTCGGGTTTAAATCCTGATAAATATGTAGCCGAGCCTTACGTTATGCCCGGAAATATTGACGGTCCTGATTCACCCAACTATGGAATGGCAGGTTGGACGTGGTATACAGGATCCGCATCTTGGTTTCAAAAAGTTATTGTTGATTTTATTCTGGGAATTCGCGCAACAAATGAAGGTTTGGTGATCGATCCGCATATTCCAAAAGAATGGAATGGATTTAAAATTAAAAGAAAATTTAGAGGTGTTAATTATTTTATTAAAGTTCATAACGATCATAATGTAAATTACGGAATAAAGAAAATCGAAATAGACGGAAAAGTTACAAATTCAAATGTTATTTTAGTTGAAAACAAAAATGAAGTTAATATCAACGTGTATTTAGGTTAA